The following are encoded in a window of Palaemon carinicauda isolate YSFRI2023 chromosome 31, ASM3689809v2, whole genome shotgun sequence genomic DNA:
- the LOC137624782 gene encoding putative uncharacterized protein DDB_G0279653 translates to MKQKADQCVQVKQKANQWVQVKQNAKQWVQVKEKANQWVQVKQNANQWIQMKQKADQWVQVKQKANQWVQVKEKANQWVQVKQNANQWVQVKLKANQWIQMKQKADQCVQVKQKANQWVQVKQNAKRWVQLKEKANQWVQVK, encoded by the coding sequence ATGAAGCAGAAGGCTGACCAGTGCGTTCAGGTGAAGCAGAAGGCTAACCAGTGGGTTCAGGTGAAGCAGAATGCTAAACAGTGGGTTCAGGTGAAGGAAAAGGCTAACCAGTGGGTTCAGGTGAAACAGAATGCCAACCAGTGGATTCAGATGAAGCAGAAGGCTGACCAGTGGGTTCAGGTGAAGCAGAAGGCTAACCAGTGGGTTCAGGTGAAGGAAAAGGCTAACCAGTGGGTTCAGGTGAAACAGAATGCTAACCAGTGGGTTCAGGTGAAGCTGAAGGCTAACCAGTGGATTCAGATGAAGCAGAAGGCTGACCAGTGCGTTCAGGTGAAGCAGAAGGCTAACCAGTGGGTTCAGGTGAAGCAGAATGCTAAACGGTGGGTTCAGTTGAAGGAAAAGGCTAACCAGTGGGTTCAGGTGAAATAG
- the LOC137624781 gene encoding putative uncharacterized protein DDB_G0271606: protein MKQKADQWVQVKQKANQWVQVKEKANQWVQVKQNANQWVQVKLKANQWIQVKPKANQWVQVKQKANRWVQEKQKANQWVQVKKKANQGVQVKQKTNQWVQVKQMANQWVQVKQKANQWVQVKQMANQWFQVKQKANQWVQVKQKANQWVQVKQMANQWFQVKLKANYWVPVT from the exons ATGAAGCAGAAGGCTGACCAGTGGGTTCAGGTGAAGCAGAAGGCTAACCAGTGGGTTCAGGTGAAGGAAAAGGCTAACCAGTGGGTTCAGGTGAAACAGAATGCTAACCAGTGGGTTCAGGTGAAGCTGAAGGCTAACCAGTGGATTCAGGTGAAGCCGAAGGCTAACCAGTGGGTTCAGGTGAAGCAGAAGGCTAACCGGTGGGTTCAGGAGAAGCAGAAGGCAAACCAGTGGGTTCAG GTGAAGAAGAAGGCTAACCAGGGGGTTCAAGTAAAGCAGAAGACTAACCAGTGGGTTCAGGTGAAGCAGATGGCTAACCAGTGGGTTCAAGTAAAGCAGAAGGCTAACCAGTGGGTTCAGGTGAAGCAGATGGCTAACCAGTGGTTTCAGGTGAAGCAGAAGGCTAACCAGTGGGTTCAAGTAAAGCAGAAGGCTAACCAGTGGGTTCAGGTGAAGCAGATGGCTAACCAGTGGTTTCAGGTGAAGCTGAAGGCTAACTATTGGGTTCCAGTGACATAG